The Streptomyces phaeolivaceus genome has a window encoding:
- a CDS encoding acyl-CoA dehydrogenase, giving the protein MTTATGLAPKRADELEHLLGGLSDPANPLGATAILAADERAETLTAGEALLHSYGLNAEFVPPGLGGRLERADHLAEIMRALYRRDPALGLGYGASSLIAGVTLWTAGDARQTEQAARLLLDGRRIAIAFHELAHGNDMAGTEFTATTADDGSLRLSGRKEVITNIRRADAMVVLARTDSRPGPRSHSLVLVDRASADPARLTDLPRFGTVGMRGVQLGGLRFDELPVPSSAILGPVGSGLETALKALQITRTVLPAMATGILDTGLRIALDHLTRRRLYGGTATDIPHVRSVLAGVFADLLRAEALGAVGARALHLTPGAASVYASAVKFEVSRLLLDAMDRLAELLGAHFYLREGPTALFQKLLRDLAPVGFGHIARAACQMSLLPQLPLLARRTWARPGTEPPGDLFALAEALPPLRYDRLALHAAGRDPVTGSLHTLPDASWAPDHTDLRTAVRRDHTALVELAAECASLSPVDLGVDARPEHYDLVTRYVRLLSRTVHVQVWRHAHPGDFLADPAWLRAALHRSAPGPHGPGPLPAPVEDALLTELLDRRATGRSFGLTARPLAV; this is encoded by the coding sequence ATGACCACCGCCACCGGCCTCGCCCCCAAGCGCGCCGACGAACTGGAGCACCTGCTCGGCGGCCTCTCCGACCCGGCCAACCCCCTCGGCGCCACCGCGATCCTCGCCGCCGACGAGCGGGCGGAGACACTCACCGCCGGAGAGGCGCTGCTGCACTCGTACGGGCTGAACGCCGAGTTCGTACCACCCGGGCTCGGTGGCCGACTGGAGCGCGCCGACCACCTCGCCGAGATCATGCGCGCCCTGTACCGCCGCGACCCGGCGCTCGGCCTCGGCTACGGCGCCAGCTCCCTCATCGCCGGGGTCACCCTGTGGACCGCCGGCGACGCGCGCCAGACCGAACAGGCCGCTCGCCTGCTCCTGGACGGCCGCCGCATCGCCATCGCCTTCCACGAACTGGCGCACGGCAACGACATGGCGGGAACGGAGTTCACCGCGACAACAGCGGACGACGGTTCGCTGCGGCTGAGCGGCCGCAAGGAGGTGATCACCAACATCCGGCGCGCCGACGCCATGGTGGTGCTCGCCCGCACCGACTCCCGGCCCGGCCCGCGCAGCCACTCCCTGGTCCTCGTCGACCGCGCGAGCGCGGACCCCGCGCGCCTGACCGATCTGCCGCGCTTCGGCACCGTGGGGATGCGGGGAGTCCAGCTCGGCGGCCTGCGCTTCGACGAACTGCCGGTGCCCTCCTCCGCGATCCTCGGCCCCGTCGGCTCGGGCCTGGAGACCGCGCTGAAGGCACTGCAGATCACCCGCACGGTCCTGCCCGCGATGGCCACCGGCATCCTGGACACCGGACTGCGGATCGCCCTGGACCATCTGACGAGGCGGCGCCTGTACGGCGGGACCGCGACCGACATCCCGCACGTCCGCTCGGTGCTGGCCGGGGTCTTCGCCGACCTGCTGCGCGCCGAGGCGCTCGGCGCGGTCGGCGCCCGCGCGCTCCACCTGACGCCCGGCGCGGCGAGCGTGTACGCCTCGGCGGTCAAGTTCGAGGTGTCCCGGCTGCTCCTCGATGCCATGGACCGGCTCGCGGAACTCCTCGGCGCCCATTTCTATCTGCGCGAGGGCCCGACCGCGCTGTTCCAGAAGCTGCTCCGCGACCTCGCCCCCGTCGGCTTCGGGCACATCGCCCGTGCCGCCTGCCAGATGAGCCTGCTGCCCCAACTCCCGCTGCTGGCCCGCCGTACCTGGGCCCGCCCCGGCACCGAGCCGCCCGGCGACCTGTTCGCGCTCGCGGAGGCACTGCCGCCCCTGCGCTACGACCGGCTGGCCCTCCACGCCGCCGGCCGCGACCCCGTCACCGGATCCCTGCACACCCTGCCCGACGCGTCCTGGGCACCGGACCACACGGACCTGCGTACGGCGGTCCGACGCGACCACACCGCACTGGTCGAACTGGCCGCCGAGTGCGCGTCGTTGTCGCCGGTGGACCTCGGCGTCGACGCCCGGCCCGAGCACTACGACCTCGTCACCCGGTACGTGCGCCTCCTCTCCCGGACCGTCCACGTCCAGGTCTGGCGGCACGCCCACCCCGGAGACTTCCTCGCCGACCCCGCCTGGCTGCGCGCGGCCCTGCACCGGTCGGCCCCGGGCCCGCACGGGCCCGGCCCGCTGCCCGCCCCGGTCGAGGACGCGCTCCTCACCGAACTCCTGGACCGCCGGGCCACCGGCCGCTCCTTCGGCCTGACCGCGAGACCACTCGCCGTCTGA
- a CDS encoding acyl carrier protein, which yields MTAGNRDVHTWLTARVATYLRRSPQDIDTSVPLADYGLDSLTALAITADIEDEFEVTVDDALTWDHPTVDALSAALSALVGGESEAAPTSGKQA from the coding sequence ATGACCGCTGGCAACCGAGACGTGCACACCTGGCTGACCGCGCGTGTGGCGACCTATCTGCGCCGCTCGCCGCAGGACATCGACACGTCCGTGCCGCTGGCCGACTACGGCCTGGACTCCCTCACGGCGCTGGCCATCACCGCCGACATCGAGGACGAGTTCGAGGTCACCGTCGACGACGCGCTGACCTGGGACCACCCCACGGTCGACGCGCTGAGCGCGGCCCTGTCCGCGCTGGTCGGCGGGGAGTCCGAGGCGGCACCGACGAGCGGGAAGCAGGCCTGA